TCGCTCCTCCAAAGATTTGAAAGAGACTTTTGTCAGCGAATAATCGAGCGCGATAGCTGAAATAGAGGCAGCAAAATACAAAAGGCGTAAGTTAACATCAGCACCGTTTGATTTGGGATAGCAAGAGACGAGAGAGCAGGAAAAGCCAGCAACATGCTCAAGCGCTCGGTTAACAGTTCCCCCACCAAATCCATCGATTAAGGCAGCCTTCAGATCTCCATAGGCATTCTGAGTGTCTTTATTACGTCTCGACTTGTCGAAGCCTTTGATCTTACTTTGGAGTTCCTCTTCGGAAATCCGATTGGGTATTAAAACCTTGTCGCTATCAGCCATCCGCCTAATGTCCGCGCCGTCCAAAAGTGACAAGCCCAAGCGACGGGACATTTCGTTGAGTAACGGACGAGTATCTGTTGTAGCAATGTATGCACCATCCACTCCCAAAAGCTCATACAGACCCTTCGTCCAGAAAAGGCGCTCCACCGCTTTGGGTTTGGTTTTTGATTTGGCATCTACAATCTGGCGTCTACGAGATGACCCTGTCGGACGCTCATATAACCAGATGTCCACATCGGTAAGATCGTCACCGTCAAGGCGTAGTGGGACTCCCCTCACGGCATAAACACCTGCCCGCAGGAAATATGCCCTGAGCAACTCTTCCAGCTCGTATCCCTTTTGACCATGCTTTGCGCTCATTACAGCCCTCTTCTGCCGCGAAGTGCATTCAGAATATCCTGCGTTTGCCTCTTACTGGGCTTTGATTGATTCTTACGCAACGACTCGCGAGCTTTTTCAGGAGACTGATAGCCTGACATTGGTGCGCTAGGAAGCCCATTTATCGATTCCGCATTGGCATCGCCACGTTTTAGAACTTCGAGGGCAAGCTGTCCGATTTCGGTCTTTAGTAGCTTCATGCTATACATCCCAGCTCTCGCAGGAAGCAGTTTCACAACACGGTTTTGTTCCAACACTCGGTAGTCAGCACCGATAGAAGTAGCAGGCCCGATCGTTCTTCCACAAATGAGTGCTCCGAGAATCTTATCAACGCTAACAATTCGACCCTGAGAAGATGGACGAAGATTAATGCCATATGCGAGCGCTGAAACGAGTGCCTTCGCCATGTCGAAGCTGTCGTCAACAAGCGGATTTACAAACTTGTGAAATGCTCCCGGCAAGGTGACAAATGCATGTTCACCTTTTTCGTTGGACACTGTGTTAACCTCTAGAACTCCGGCAGCCTTCAGCTTTTCAAATAGCGGGGTTTCAAGGCGTTTCTCGATAATTGTGGCATGCAGGCAACCAGAGCTGGAAAGCATCTGGGTAACCTCAGTCAGCTTAATCTGCTCTGAACTATTTAGTGAGCCGAGAACTTTCGCTGATTTCGTAACGCTATCTCGCTTAAAAAGATTCCCATTGAAAAGCAGTGTGTTTGACGGGTCGTCACCTTCCACGTCAACAAAACCAATTTCACTCGCCCGATTCAAAAAATCGCCAGCATCAGCGTTCGCCATTTTATATGTATCACTAACGTATTCTCTTGCCTCGGACAACAAGACTGGCGACCTAGAAACCAATTCTCCTATTTCAATAGCCGCCACTTCTTTGGGCGTAGGCGACGCATCGTCAAAGATATCTGAGGCGTGTCCGAGGACGCTTCTTGTATTGATGCCCAACACTTGAACTTCATTTTCGGAGGTATCGATCAGACGTCGCCTCTGAAGCAGTCGCAGATAGTGAGGCAATTCTGTCCTAACGTTCAGATTTGCGGACTTAGCGATTGCTTCGACTTCCCCCTTAGTAAGATTATCCTCATCTGCGGCACCCAACCGCATAAGGAGTTCAGCCGCTTTACCCGTCTCATCAAGGATGGAGTATTCAGCAGGTGCAGCAACATCCATTGCGATCTTCCGCGCATGGTGGACAATCCATGCACCTTTTGTTTCTTTATCGGGTCTCGAGTTCATCGCCTGTCTCGCAAATATCCTATTCCGGCATCAAAAAATGGGCAGCCATATAGCACAGTTTTGCGCAGCTCCCCATTTAGCTGCAACCACCTAATGTACACCTTTTAATACACGATTCGCGACGAATGGTTGCCTCGAAAGCGAGTCCCCTAAAAGTGAGGCTAGAAAACTATCTATTCTTGCTTGGGACTACCCAGCCAAGCCGATGAAGCGTCTATGAGCTAAGATCACTCAGAGTGTTTTTAGGTCACCAGATGAAGCATTCAGCGCATCCATAACATCTTGAACCATCCCACCAGAACAGGCGTCAAACCCGACCGCTGTAAGCTTCCAATACGCGACCGTTTCAATTATCGCTCCTGATAGGCCAACCATACCGATAAGCAACAAAGCAAGCCGATGAAACCTCTCTCTATTCAGCAAACTGGTGTAAATGTCTTCGAATTGATCGCTCACTTCCATGTACTCTTTGTGCAAACGATCACGTTGGCGGACTATGTTACTCTTTAAATCTCGGAGAGTGGCAAACTGATTTGCTAGGGCAATCAAAAGCAAAATTAGGAAGAACCACACACCTGCGGTGACCGCCAGATTTGACCAATATTGGGTTCCACAAACAGATACAGATTTGAGCTGAGATGCAACCACGATAGACGCAATTGGAATACCTAGCATCTGGCCTTGAATGTCTACGATTGTCTTATGTATTTTGGCCAAATAATCAAGTTTCTCGTTCTCGATTTGCCGTCTTATTTTCGAGTACGAAAACTCAGATATGTAGAGCTTGTAGCCTCGGCTAACACGGTCCCAAATCAGTTTTATATTCTTGAGGAAAAACGAAAAGGCATCTTTCTCTGACACATTTGCCAGAACACTATTCAGCTCTTCGAGAAGAATAGTGAATTTGCGGTCCCTGTGGATGGTCTCAGAAATCTCTTCAATAAAGCTACTCAAGCTTTTTCTATCAAGAGCATCCAAATCCTTGACGCTATATTCAATTGGAACAACGACCTTTGTGTTTCCGATAAAGTACAACACTCTTCTCGTCGCATCAAAAAGCGTTGCTGCTTGGGACAGAATATCGATAGCACGAAGTATCAGCCGATATGATTGCAAACGTTCAGAATCATTGTCTGAACCCGAGCTAATCCGATTTTCAAAAATGTAGTAATTCTCAGGCTCCTTGACTTTGGTCTCAGGAACCCTCAGAAATGCATCAAAATTGGTGTACATCTTTGCAAAGCCCGGTCTAGGCGGTCCAACTTTAACGTCTACACAATCTCCCACCGTCACACTGCTCGTATCAGAACTGATTGAGATACCAATTTCATCAGTCAGATCGAGATCATTGTCAATTTCCCTAACAAGTTCCAGCAACTCTGAATCAGCTATTGTCAGTTGAGCAGAACCGTCCTCTGTCGGACAAGACGAGGCGTCATATATTTTGGCAAGTTTTTCAAAACTGAAGCGGCTCATGTTTTATACTGATCGTTGAGCTCCTGCACTAAATCCTCAGGCAGGTTGCTTATCACAAGAGTGCCGGTGTCGTGCTGATAATCAATATCCCCGTTAGCGAGGGCTTGTCTATCAAATTCCAAGTTCCAAGTGGCAGTCTTCGCCTCAAATTTCACAAGAGGACGCAACGATCTACGGTCGGGAATAAAGCCATCAGGCAAGGCTCGGTCCGGGTCGACTAGAAAATCTCGCAGAGTCTCAGGATTATCCGGCATAAGTTCATTCGATAGCGCTTCAAGGGTCATTTCTTCCCTTTGCCTAGAATGTCGATCACCAATATTCTTGACCTTTTCATTGAACTGATCTCTTTGATCAGTCGACATGCCGATACTGGCAGAAAATTCATTCAGTGCTTCCACCAGCCTTCTGGTATCTTCCTTTGCAATAGCAACATTGTTGCAGCCCAAAAACTCTTCAAAATAGACCGCAACATTGCCCTTTCCTTTCAAGAAACTGATATATCGATCGCCACCTTCTTGCCAGCTCGTCATATTCACTCGTCCAGCGAAACGAAACCCATCGATATCCAAATGATCGAGCGGTTCAGGGTAAAGATTGTCCCTCACAGCAGCACCCCAACGATTATTCAAGATCGTTACGATAAAATACTGCTTATTTTCTCTGATGAAATGCGCGAAAAACACAAACCCGCCCTCTGATGCAGGCCGCTTTTGCGCTTCAGTTTTCAAACGCCCAACAAGCGCTTTTGTTAACGCTTCAAATCCATCTACTCCGGCATCAAGGTAATCACCAAAATACTTCACCGACGGATAAGCATCCTCATCCTCAGAAAATCGACCAAACGACTTCGAAGTACGCCGGTTATACAATTTGAAAATATGATCCGTCACCATCTGGGCGATCTCAACATTGGCAAGATCAGTGGGGCCGTATTCAATTGAATAATTACCTTCCTCGCTTTTAGTCAGGTTGTGAATAGCGGCATTCAAGAGCGCATTGGTCATTTCGACTCCTATGTTCCAGAGTTTTAGAAACTCTAGATTGAGTCGCCTCCATTTCACAGCATGCTAAACCAAAGTTTGTTATTTGATCGTTTGGCCCATCAAACCCCGCCCACCCATTGAATGAACTGGAGGGCTGACCAGCCCGCGCCAATCAGGATAGAGCCGATGAGAAGCAGGGCGATAATCACGATGGTCAAAGCCGCTTCGCTCATCCTTGCTTCGGCAGTTTTGCTGCGCTTCATCATCTCTTTTTCTCCAGTGACAGAGTGGTCTGATACCCGCTTGATTTGCTCACTTTGTGAACGGCTTTATAGACTCGCATAACCTTGCCTCGCTGCTCATTTTCCGTGGGCAGAGCTGGCGAGAGCGGTGTTATGCTTTGTTGTCATCGGCGGGGTCCTGATGCCACTCTAGGCCCCGTATTTTGAGCGCTCGAACGCTCTTAATCTCTCGCCCCCAAATCTCTTGAAAGAGGCGCTTTTTCTGCCATCATCCCGCCCCTATGGCCGAAGCAATTTTCCAGATCACCCACCCGGCACCGGAGGCCATAGCCAGGACAAGGATGGAAACGGTAAAACCAATGGTCGAGATAATGCATTTTGCCTCGAAATAAGGGCCTTCCTCTGCCTCATATCCATCGCCATACATCACCGCTTCCTTTCAAGATCCAGAGTGGTTTCATAGCCACCCTGCTTGTCCACC
This genomic window from uncultured Cohaesibacter sp. contains:
- a CDS encoding nucleoid-associated protein; protein product: MTNALLNAAIHNLTKSEEGNYSIEYGPTDLANVEIAQMVTDHIFKLYNRRTSKSFGRFSEDEDAYPSVKYFGDYLDAGVDGFEALTKALVGRLKTEAQKRPASEGGFVFFAHFIRENKQYFIVTILNNRWGAAVRDNLYPEPLDHLDIDGFRFAGRVNMTSWQEGGDRYISFLKGKGNVAVYFEEFLGCNNVAIAKEDTRRLVEALNEFSASIGMSTDQRDQFNEKVKNIGDRHSRQREEMTLEALSNELMPDNPETLRDFLVDPDRALPDGFIPDRRSLRPLVKFEAKTATWNLEFDRQALANGDIDYQHDTGTLVISNLPEDLVQELNDQYKT